One Rosa chinensis cultivar Old Blush chromosome 3, RchiOBHm-V2, whole genome shotgun sequence DNA window includes the following coding sequences:
- the LOC121052399 gene encoding uncharacterized protein LOC121052399 — protein sequence MNRMDIWLTSEDQAILSPQYSRQPERPKMKRIKDASEKEINGGTKLQRVLRSLRCSNCGQVGHNLKTSQRHLPPKEKKVAALSKKRKVNGEPGQGFENQSKKGKTGHLTANELRQKAKELDIKGKRWLH from the exons ATGAATAGGATGGATATATGGTTAACAAGTGAAGATCAAGCTATCTTATCTCCACAATATTCAAGGCAACCTGAGAGGCCAAAAATGAAGAGGATTAAGGATGCTTCAGAAAAAGAGATAAATGGTGGTACTAAACTTCAAAGAGTGCTAAGATCCTTGAGGTGTAGCAACTGTGGTCAAGTAGGACACAATCTGAAAACAAGTCAGAGGCACTTGCCACCAAAGGAAAAGAAGGTTGCTGCTCTTTCTAAGAAGAGGAAGGTGAATGGTGAACCAGGACAAGGTTTTGAAAATCAG TCCAAGAAAGGCAAAACAGGTCACCTGACTGCAAATGAGTTGAGGCAGAAAGCTAAAGAGCTAGATATCAAAGG AAAGAGATGGCTACATTGA
- the LOC112194416 gene encoding uncharacterized protein LOC112194416 codes for MNVLFWNCWGICNPSTRRSLKILISQHKPKLVFLIETKIRDADEFERLRCNLGFDHVEGVMSVRLAGGLGLFWNEDVKIQIRQPSTARFIAAVVEEGDGLMRWRFTGFYSNPGAADRHESWDILRALSDGDNLPWVVFGDFNEIMLAYEKLDGGPRPESQMRGFWEALGYAESVDLGFYGCPYTWSDSETKVRLDRVVATAEWSDSFIHSQVIHLPPSKSDHIPILLCISAVPIIQKRRYHRFRFESMWLQHEGGHETVQQ; via the coding sequence ATGAACGTATTGTTCTGGAATTGTTGGGGGATTTGTAATCCTTCCACACGGCGTTCTTTGAAGATTTTGATCTCACAGCACAAACCGAAATTggtgttcttgattgaaactaAAATCAGAGACGCAGATGAGTTCGAGCGACTGCGATGCAACCTAGGGTTTGATCATGTAGAGGGTGTGATGAGCGTTAGGCTGGCAGGTGGTCTGGGTTTATTCTGGAATGAAGACGTGAAGATCCAGATCCGGCAGCCTTCAACGGCTCGTTTTATTGCTGCAGTGGTAGAGGAAGGAGATGGTCTTATGCGGTGGCGCTTCACGGGGTTTTACAGTAATCCAGGGGCCGCTGATAGGCACGAATCTTGGGATATCCTTAGGGCTTTGAGTGATGGTGACAATCTTCCGTGGGTAGTATTTGGCGACTTTAATGAAATTATGTTGGCATATGAGAAATTGGATGGTGGACCGCGACCGGAGAGCCAAATGCGTGGGTTCTGGGAGGCTCTGGGATATGCAGAATCGGTAGACCTGGGGTTTTATGGGTGTCCATATACTTGGAGTGATTCGGAGACGAAGGTTAGATTGGACAGGGTGGTTGCTACAGCGGAATGGTCAGACAGCTTCATCCATTCTCAGGTCATCCATTTACCACCTAGCAAGTCAGACCATATTCCGATTTTGTTATGTATTAGTGCAGTTCCTATTATCCAGAAGAGGAGATATCATAGGTTCCGGTTTGAATCAATGTGGTTGCAACATGAGGGCGGTCATGAGACTGTTCAGCAGTAG
- the LOC112191850 gene encoding S-formylglutathione hydrolase yields the protein MEECKPTEISSSKMFGGYNKRYKHFSPTLGCSMTFHIYFPPSPSPSHKFPVLYWLSGLTCTDENFITKSGAQRSAAREGIALIAPDTSPRGLSIEGEADSWDFGVGAGFYLNATQEKWKNWRMYDYVVKELPKLLNENFPQLDTLRASISGHSMGGHGALTIYLKNLDKYKSVSAFAPIVNPINCPWGQKAFSNYLGGNKSDWEEYDATCLVKKLNDVSATILIDQGEDDKFLRDQLLPHKFAEACSSAKVPLLLRTQPGYDHSYYFIATFIDDHISHHAQAVKLPTPP from the exons ATGGAGGAGTGTAAGCCCACTGAGATCAGCAGCTCAAAGATGTTTGGAGGTTACAACAAGAGATACAAGCATTTCAGTCCTACTCTGGGCTGCTCCATGACCTTCCACATCTATtttcctccttctccttcccCTTCCCACAAATTCCCC GTTCTTTACTGGCTCTCTGGCCTTACCTGCACAGATGAGAATTTCATAACCAAATCAGGAGCTCAGCGTTCTGCGGCAAGGGAGGGTATTGCTTTGATTGCCCCTGATACATCTCCTA GAGGCTTGTCTATTGAAGGAGAAGCAGATAGCTGGGATTTTGGTGTAG GTGCTGGATTTTATCTCAATGCTACCCAGGAGAAATGGAAGAACTGGCGTATGTATGATTATGTTGTCAAGGAGTTGCCCAAACTTCTGAATGAAAATTTTCCACAGCTTGATACATTGCGGGCATCTATATCTGGTCACTCAATGGGTGGACATGGTGCTTTGACAATCTACCTGAAAAACCTAGACAAATATAAG TCAGTATCTGCCTTCGCACCAATTGTGAATCCTATCAACTGCCCATGGGGTCAGAAAGCTTTCTCAAATTATCTAGGTGGCAATAAATCTGACTGGGAG GAATATGATGCCACTTGCCTAGTTAAGAAGTTGAATGATGTGTCAGCCACCATTTTAATTGATCAG GGGGAGGATGACAAATTCTTGCGTGATCAGCTACTACCACATAAGTTTGCAGAGGCATGCAGCAGTGCTAAAGTTCCACTTCTACTGCGTACCCAGCCCGGTTATGATCACTCATACTATTTCATTGCTACCTTCATAGACGATCACATCAGTCACCATGCTCAAGCTGTTAAACTGCCTACACCACCATGA